The following are encoded in a window of Methylicorpusculum oleiharenae genomic DNA:
- a CDS encoding PilZ domain-containing protein → MLEYDEKRNYIRMNVDCELSYRLADSAEIKTGNCTSISGSGVSFIADTAFEPGKAMEVNIMPKNSVTPPMTAFIEVVRNTLQDDGRFEIAATIKSIKGT, encoded by the coding sequence ATGCTGGAATATGATGAAAAACGAAATTACATCCGTATGAACGTCGATTGCGAGCTGAGCTACAGACTTGCCGATTCGGCTGAAATAAAAACGGGTAACTGTACTTCAATCAGTGGATCAGGCGTTTCTTTTATCGCTGACACTGCATTTGAGCCCGGTAAGGCGATGGAAGTTAACATCATGCCCAAAAATTCAGTAACACCTCCGATGACGGCATTTATTGAGGTGGTCAGAAACACACTTCAAGACGATGGCCGCTTTGAAATAGCCGCCACCATCAAAAGCATCAAAGGCACTTGA
- a CDS encoding 6-pyruvoyl trahydropterin synthase family protein, translating to MHIITKEVYFCYGHRLMNHPGKCRNLHGHSVKASISIKRDQLNDQGMVCDFSDIKDCVESFIDEQLDHNFLLHKDDPIIPLLEQNQERFLALDEHPTAEILSKMIYRYIKSAGFDIDQVVLWETASAYACYRED from the coding sequence ATGCACATCATTACCAAAGAAGTTTATTTTTGTTACGGTCACCGTCTGATGAACCATCCCGGAAAATGCCGTAACTTACATGGTCATAGCGTAAAAGCTTCCATATCTATCAAACGGGATCAGCTCAATGATCAGGGTATGGTTTGCGATTTCTCCGATATAAAAGACTGTGTCGAGTCGTTTATTGATGAGCAACTCGATCATAATTTTCTTCTTCATAAAGACGATCCCATCATTCCGCTTCTTGAACAAAACCAGGAAAGGTTTCTCGCTTTAGACGAACACCCCACTGCCGAAATACTCAGTAAAATGATATATCGCTATATTAAAAGTGCAGGTTTTGATATTGATCAAGTGGTGTTGTGGGAAACTGCCAGCGCTTATGCGTGTTACCGGGAAGATTAA
- a CDS encoding DUF1249 domain-containing protein, whose product MGYVNPINKAACLELLCESNYKKLIKLIPELLKINVTAVGISPERPDLTLSIIERSHYTLTIKLSHRFSYATDYPITPDVTIRMYKDAQLAEVLNDCDRSEVYRVYKDPAQITEILNYKWRLNYFLEKWLDHCLTTVYTFKDENQTSSALS is encoded by the coding sequence ATGGGCTACGTTAACCCTATCAACAAAGCGGCTTGTCTGGAATTATTGTGCGAATCGAATTATAAGAAACTGATAAAACTTATACCCGAGCTGCTCAAAATTAACGTAACTGCGGTTGGCATCTCACCTGAACGGCCGGATTTAACCTTGTCTATCATCGAGCGATCCCACTACACGTTGACGATAAAGCTGAGCCATCGGTTCAGTTATGCGACTGACTACCCCATCACACCGGACGTGACCATTCGAATGTATAAAGACGCCCAGCTTGCCGAAGTGCTGAACGATTGCGATCGATCCGAAGTTTACCGAGTCTATAAAGACCCGGCCCAAATCACCGAGATACTCAATTACAAATGGCGATTGAATTATTTTTTGGAAAAATGGCTGGATCACTGTCTGACAACCGTTTACACGTTTAAGGATGAGAACCAAACCAGCAGCGCGCTCAGTTAA
- the recQ gene encoding DNA helicase RecQ produces the protein MPGKALEVLKTVFGYSSYRGHQQAIIEDLLLGKDVLVLMPTGGGKSLCFQVPAIVKSGVGIVISPLIALMQDQVSAMHQLGVKAAYLNSSMTADEVNSTEQQLRKGQLDLLYIAPERLKSPRTLSLLNQLEIALFAIDEAHCVSQWGHDFRVDYLQLSILQENFPRVPRIALTATADEKTRQEIIHRLGLEQANIYISGFDRPNIRYRIVQKQKPREQLFDFIQTEHSGDAGIVYCLSRKKVEETAHWLQERGITALPYHAGLDNAVRKKHQHRFLMEEGLVIVATIAFGMGIDKPNVRFVAHLDLPKSIEAYYQETGRAGRDGLPANAWMAYGLQDVIMLQQLLAGSNADESHKRIEYHKLDAMLALCEQVSCRRQALLGYFGEQLETACGNCDTCLEPVETWDGSLVAQQALSCIYRTGQRFGVNYLIDVLMGRSSERLKSFGHDKQSTFGIGKTIDEKQWRSVFRQLVARGLVAVDFTAHGALKLTEACRPILRGEQNLMLRKDVLFTNKKQSGRADRVNKDNQKNSSLWEALRALRRELAEAQDVPPYMIFGDATLNEMLEKKPLTHAHFIALSGVGQRKLDLYGDKFIAVIKTWSAAAQDSDTVAKTLDLFRLGYKVQQIAEQRSLTMDTVYSHLSRALELGLAELAEVVELSQAQIQSIEDVIMNLPEEQKNALKPVFDFFDGQYSYGIIRCIRAAFYHKIG, from the coding sequence ATGCCGGGCAAAGCCCTAGAAGTTTTAAAAACTGTTTTTGGCTACAGTAGCTATAGAGGCCATCAACAGGCCATCATAGAAGATTTATTGCTGGGAAAGGATGTACTGGTTTTGATGCCAACCGGGGGTGGGAAGTCGCTGTGTTTCCAGGTTCCCGCCATCGTCAAGTCCGGTGTGGGTATCGTGATATCGCCCCTGATTGCGCTGATGCAAGACCAGGTGAGTGCGATGCATCAACTCGGCGTAAAAGCGGCTTATCTTAATTCGTCCATGACTGCTGATGAAGTCAATTCAACCGAGCAGCAATTGCGCAAAGGCCAATTGGATCTGTTGTATATCGCGCCGGAACGTTTGAAATCGCCGAGAACCTTGTCTTTGCTGAATCAGCTTGAAATTGCCTTGTTTGCGATTGACGAAGCGCATTGCGTTTCTCAATGGGGTCATGATTTCCGGGTGGATTATCTTCAGCTTTCCATTTTGCAGGAAAATTTTCCGCGTGTGCCGCGAATTGCGCTGACAGCCACAGCGGATGAAAAAACCCGGCAGGAAATTATTCACCGTCTGGGTCTGGAGCAGGCCAATATCTATATCAGCGGGTTTGACCGGCCCAATATCCGGTATCGCATTGTCCAAAAACAAAAGCCCAGAGAGCAGTTATTCGATTTCATTCAAACCGAACATTCCGGTGATGCCGGTATCGTCTATTGCTTGTCGCGCAAGAAAGTCGAAGAGACGGCCCATTGGCTTCAGGAAAGAGGCATCACCGCCTTGCCCTATCATGCCGGCCTGGACAACGCGGTTAGAAAAAAACATCAACACCGCTTTTTGATGGAAGAGGGCCTGGTGATTGTTGCAACGATTGCGTTTGGCATGGGGATAGACAAGCCGAATGTCCGTTTTGTCGCGCACTTGGATTTGCCCAAGAGTATTGAAGCTTATTATCAGGAAACGGGACGGGCTGGCCGGGACGGATTACCCGCAAATGCCTGGATGGCCTATGGCCTGCAGGATGTCATCATGTTGCAGCAATTGCTGGCCGGTTCAAATGCCGATGAAAGCCATAAGCGTATCGAATACCACAAACTGGATGCGATGCTGGCGCTGTGCGAGCAGGTCAGTTGCCGCAGACAGGCCTTGTTAGGGTATTTTGGTGAACAGCTGGAAACCGCCTGTGGCAACTGTGATACCTGCCTGGAACCGGTTGAAACCTGGGATGGATCGCTGGTAGCTCAGCAGGCCTTGTCCTGTATTTACCGGACCGGACAACGGTTTGGCGTCAATTATCTGATCGATGTGCTGATGGGGCGCTCCTCCGAACGTTTAAAGAGCTTCGGTCATGACAAACAGTCGACCTTTGGCATAGGTAAAACCATTGACGAAAAGCAGTGGCGGTCGGTGTTCAGGCAATTGGTGGCAAGAGGCTTGGTTGCCGTTGATTTTACGGCCCACGGGGCGCTCAAATTAACCGAGGCATGCAGGCCGATTCTGCGTGGCGAACAGAATCTCATGTTAAGAAAAGATGTGCTATTCACCAATAAGAAGCAGTCCGGCCGAGCGGACAGGGTTAATAAAGACAATCAGAAAAATTCCTCATTATGGGAAGCGCTTCGTGCACTACGGCGGGAACTTGCCGAAGCCCAGGATGTTCCGCCTTATATGATCTTTGGTGATGCCACATTAAACGAAATGCTGGAAAAAAAGCCGCTGACTCACGCCCATTTTATTGCACTTTCGGGGGTAGGGCAGAGAAAGCTGGATTTATACGGTGACAAATTTATTGCTGTTATTAAAACCTGGAGTGCGGCTGCGCAAGACAGCGATACAGTTGCAAAAACGCTGGATTTGTTCCGGCTGGGTTATAAGGTTCAGCAGATTGCAGAGCAACGTTCATTGACGATGGATACGGTATACAGCCATCTTTCCAGAGCGCTTGAACTGGGCCTGGCTGAGCTGGCGGAGGTTGTCGAATTATCGCAAGCCCAGATTCAAAGCATTGAGGATGTCATCATGAATTTACCGGAGGAGCAAAAAAATGCCTTAAAACCGGTGTTTGATTTCTTTGACGGGCAATACAGTTACGGCATTATACGCTGCATCCGGGCGGCGTTTTATCATAAAATCGGTTAG
- the gshA gene encoding glutamate--cysteine ligase, with translation MTNLNYKLPKRLELLLDNNGQDLISGGLKGIEKESLRISADGVIAHTAHPKALGAALTHPHITTDYSEALLEFITPPFADTKDTLDYLNNIHQYVYDQVKGEMLLAASMPCGIDGDESVPIAEYGTSNIGKMKHIYRTGLWHRYGRTMQAIAGIHYNYSLPTALLKKLHKLEKSPLSLEDYTAAAYFDLIRNIQRQGWLILYLFGASPAICKKFFKSRPHLMDQFEEFDQYTLYHPYATSLRMSDIGYKSKNQANLHIDYNSLSGYVESLSQAISTPFPDYEKIGVKVDGQYRQLNSNLLQIENEFYSIVRPKQIAFSGEKPTLALKRRGVRYIELRSLDLDLFSPIGIKPETAYFVEAFLITCFFQKSPPLSQEDHRTNNQNQLKVANHGRKRGLELEQDGEEMPLDDWADQIFAAMEPICQLLDADQKASPYRDALKKMQETVQDQELTPSAKILEQMTDHKEAFACFAIRASAEHEKHFRKHHLDPKLTHTFNEMASQSLAKQRELEQKDQIPFDDFLAHYFAQK, from the coding sequence ATGACCAATTTAAACTATAAACTACCTAAACGGCTTGAACTGCTTCTTGACAACAATGGCCAGGACTTAATCAGCGGCGGCCTGAAGGGGATAGAAAAAGAAAGCTTACGAATTTCTGCCGATGGCGTCATCGCTCATACTGCGCATCCGAAAGCGCTGGGAGCAGCACTGACGCATCCGCATATCACCACCGATTATTCCGAAGCGCTGCTTGAGTTTATTACACCGCCTTTTGCAGATACCAAAGATACGCTGGATTATCTGAATAACATACACCAGTACGTCTATGACCAGGTCAAAGGAGAAATGCTGCTGGCAGCAAGCATGCCCTGCGGTATTGATGGCGACGAAAGTGTCCCGATAGCCGAGTACGGGACGTCCAACATCGGAAAGATGAAACATATTTACCGCACCGGTCTTTGGCATCGTTACGGCCGGACCATGCAGGCAATTGCTGGCATCCATTACAATTATTCATTGCCCACCGCTCTGCTTAAAAAACTGCACAAACTGGAAAAAAGCCCGTTATCGCTGGAAGATTACACCGCGGCGGCCTATTTTGACCTGATTCGCAACATCCAGCGTCAAGGCTGGTTGATTTTATACCTGTTCGGCGCCTCTCCGGCCATTTGTAAAAAATTCTTTAAAAGCCGTCCGCATCTGATGGATCAATTTGAAGAATTTGATCAATACACGCTTTATCATCCTTATGCCACTTCGCTTCGCATGAGCGATATCGGTTACAAAAGCAAGAACCAGGCAAACCTGCACATCGATTACAACTCGTTATCCGGCTATGTTGAGAGTTTAAGCCAGGCCATATCAACGCCGTTTCCTGATTATGAAAAAATCGGAGTCAAAGTTGATGGCCAATACCGGCAGTTGAACAGCAATCTGCTGCAAATTGAAAATGAGTTTTACAGCATCGTCCGCCCCAAACAAATTGCGTTTTCCGGCGAAAAGCCAACACTTGCATTAAAACGCCGCGGCGTTCGCTACATTGAACTGAGATCGCTGGATCTCGACTTGTTCAGCCCCATAGGGATAAAACCGGAAACCGCCTATTTCGTAGAAGCGTTTCTTATCACCTGTTTCTTCCAGAAAAGCCCACCCTTATCTCAGGAAGATCACCGCACCAACAACCAGAACCAGTTAAAAGTTGCCAATCACGGCCGCAAACGAGGCCTGGAACTGGAACAGGATGGCGAGGAAATGCCCCTGGATGACTGGGCTGACCAAATTTTTGCCGCAATGGAACCTATCTGTCAGTTGCTTGATGCCGATCAAAAAGCATCGCCATACAGGGACGCGCTAAAAAAGATGCAGGAAACCGTTCAGGATCAGGAATTGACGCCTTCCGCCAAAATTCTGGAGCAAATGACCGATCATAAAGAAGCGTTTGCCTGTTTCGCAATTCGCGCCTCGGCGGAACATGAAAAACACTTCCGCAAGCATCATCTTGATCCCAAACTGACCCATACCTTCAATGAAATGGCCAGCCAATCATTGGCCAAACAAAGAGAACTGGAACAAAAAGATCAAATTCCTTTCGATGATTTTCTGGCTCACTATTTTGCCCAGAAATAA